In one window of Paenarthrobacter nicotinovorans DNA:
- a CDS encoding LacI family DNA-binding transcriptional regulator — MAETNARGSAPTIRDVAALAGVATSTVSRALSNPDRVNRATRERIEKVAAELNYVPSSQARGLSSGRTNAIALLVPDVTNPFYFDIIRGTQNQLKAAGYTQLLVDTEESAEMEADTLQKMQRTADGFILAASRLTDAQILEAATSQAIVTINRSSANAPTVVIDTPGAVVQALEHLTSLGHTRICYVGGPASSWSNAKRWKTFEDESRDRGLTTSRVGPFTPKTTSGAAAADAAARTGATACIVFNDLLAIGMLQRLRERGIRVPEDMSIVGCDDIFGADFCNPPLTTMASPIEQAGRVAVSMLLAQLDPLHAGSSRRLAVMPTHLTVRGSTGPVSPN; from the coding sequence ATGGCTGAGACAAACGCGCGGGGATCCGCACCCACCATCCGGGACGTCGCCGCATTGGCGGGAGTGGCCACGTCCACTGTCTCCCGGGCCCTGTCCAACCCCGACCGCGTCAACAGGGCCACCCGCGAACGCATCGAAAAGGTGGCTGCCGAGCTCAACTACGTCCCCAGTTCACAAGCCCGTGGACTCAGCTCGGGGCGCACCAACGCCATCGCGCTCCTTGTTCCCGACGTCACCAACCCGTTCTACTTCGACATCATCCGGGGCACCCAGAACCAGCTCAAGGCAGCGGGTTACACGCAGCTGCTGGTTGACACCGAAGAGTCTGCGGAAATGGAGGCCGATACGCTCCAGAAGATGCAGCGGACAGCTGACGGGTTCATCCTGGCCGCCTCCCGCCTCACCGACGCCCAGATACTCGAAGCGGCAACGTCGCAGGCAATCGTCACCATCAACCGGTCATCAGCCAATGCCCCCACGGTCGTCATCGATACCCCGGGCGCCGTCGTCCAGGCGCTTGAGCACCTGACATCTCTGGGCCACACCAGGATCTGTTACGTCGGTGGCCCGGCGTCGTCATGGTCGAACGCCAAGCGTTGGAAGACCTTCGAAGACGAAAGCCGCGACAGGGGACTGACGACGTCCCGCGTCGGGCCGTTCACGCCTAAGACGACCTCCGGGGCAGCAGCAGCCGACGCTGCGGCGCGCACCGGGGCAACGGCGTGCATCGTGTTCAACGACCTGCTGGCCATCGGCATGTTGCAGCGCCTCAGGGAACGCGGGATCCGCGTGCCGGAAGACATGAGCATTGTGGGTTGCGACGATATCTTTGGCGCCGACTTCTGCAATCCGCCGCTCACCACCATGGCTTCACCGATTGAACAGGCAGGGCGGGTGGCTGTTTCGATGCTCCTGGCGCAACTCGACCCCCTGCACGCAGGCTCAAGCCGGCGCCTTGCGGTCATGCCCACCCATCTCACCGTGCGGGGGTCAACGGGGCCGGTGTCCCCCAACTAG
- a CDS encoding ABC transporter substrate-binding protein produces MRFAPSAKLAAVALTAALALTACGGSDNSSTSNSSGGAVDGTGKKLNILTGVNNQYPEQQKEWFKDIAAKFKAKTGADVEFETFASANDELTRIQTSVVSGQGPDVYSLGTTFTPTAYATKAFVTLSEDDWKKVGGKDRFNPAALGISGPDSEHQAGIPFVSRPFVMAYNKDLLAAAGIEKPATTWDELAEQAKKMTNAGTGTYGLATGYKDNFDPWKFIWAMSVQAGNPLVDGDKLKMDDPTVKKAYETYFGWLTKDKVVDPAAIGWSNSNAVAAFASGKAGYLMMTTSSSIPTLDKSAIAGKYAYSIMPTTAPGESSPKGDGDKAASILSGDNVVVADYSQQKDLAFAYIELITSKEEQLNYQKIFGELPANAEALASLTDPKLQPIADAASKSKATPFTGAWGDIQLGLLNVTVQSIPDLAKGSVDNGALETRLKDAQSKGQASLDRAAKS; encoded by the coding sequence ATGAGGTTTGCACCATCAGCCAAACTTGCCGCCGTCGCTCTGACGGCGGCCCTGGCACTGACAGCGTGTGGGGGGAGCGACAACAGCAGCACGTCCAACAGCTCCGGGGGCGCCGTTGACGGAACGGGCAAGAAACTGAACATCCTGACCGGCGTCAACAACCAGTACCCCGAGCAGCAGAAGGAATGGTTCAAGGACATCGCCGCAAAGTTCAAGGCGAAGACCGGAGCCGACGTCGAGTTCGAGACCTTTGCTTCAGCCAACGATGAGCTGACCCGCATCCAGACTTCCGTTGTTTCCGGCCAGGGCCCGGACGTCTACAGCCTGGGCACCACCTTCACGCCCACCGCCTACGCCACCAAGGCCTTCGTGACGTTGTCGGAGGATGACTGGAAGAAGGTCGGCGGTAAGGACCGCTTCAACCCGGCCGCACTGGGCATTTCAGGTCCTGACTCCGAGCACCAGGCCGGCATCCCCTTCGTCAGCCGCCCGTTTGTCATGGCGTACAACAAGGACCTCCTCGCCGCCGCAGGAATCGAAAAGCCCGCAACCACTTGGGATGAGCTTGCCGAACAGGCCAAGAAGATGACCAACGCAGGCACCGGAACCTATGGCCTGGCAACCGGGTACAAGGACAACTTCGACCCGTGGAAGTTCATCTGGGCCATGTCCGTGCAGGCAGGAAACCCCCTGGTGGACGGCGACAAGCTGAAGATGGATGACCCCACCGTCAAGAAAGCGTACGAGACCTACTTCGGCTGGCTCACCAAGGACAAGGTAGTGGATCCGGCAGCCATCGGTTGGAGCAACAGCAACGCCGTAGCGGCCTTCGCGTCCGGCAAGGCCGGATACCTGATGATGACCACATCCAGTTCGATCCCCACCCTGGACAAGTCAGCCATCGCCGGTAAGTACGCCTACTCCATCATGCCCACTACGGCTCCCGGGGAATCTTCCCCCAAGGGCGACGGCGACAAGGCCGCGAGCATCCTCTCCGGCGACAACGTAGTGGTTGCCGACTACTCCCAGCAGAAGGACCTTGCGTTCGCCTACATCGAGCTGATCACCTCCAAGGAAGAGCAGCTGAACTACCAGAAGATCTTCGGTGAGCTCCCTGCGAATGCCGAGGCACTCGCGTCACTGACTGATCCCAAACTGCAGCCCATCGCCGATGCCGCGAGCAAGTCGAAGGCAACCCCCTTCACAGGCGCCTGGGGCGATATCCAGCTGGGACTCCTGAACGTCACCGTCCAGTCCATTCCGGACCTGGCCAAGGGCTCTGTAGATAACGGCGCACTGGAGACACGGCTGAAGGATGCACAGTCCAAGGGCCAGGCCTCCCTCGACCGGGCCGCGAAGTCCTAG
- a CDS encoding carbohydrate ABC transporter permease — translation MSTDSFREMKTVAGPAARGQLARSGPTEPALDAGASPNAGTGATQPAGNGRKPARRKGLSERNRPLWMLIPGGVLMFVIIVVPLFLGIYMSALNLDQYSLRKWVSAPFIGVDNFVEALTDSPLLHSVWLSVSYSLIAMVVTLPLGIAAAVATQNAFKGRALVRSIFLIPYVLPSFVVATVWRTMFQPDGVVNSALGVFGMDGGLWLNGPQTYWTLILVQIWASWPFIYLLALSGLQSVDHEVHEASALDGALWWKKLRYVIFPYLKGPLALAFLIGMLHHINNFTLPFVLFGVPAPSDVEVLPILTYVTSFQSFRFGLSAAMAFVSLVLIAIPLFIYLRAVKLDDAETPGGKK, via the coding sequence ATGTCCACTGATTCCTTCAGGGAAATGAAAACCGTGGCTGGTCCGGCTGCCCGCGGGCAGCTGGCCCGGTCCGGGCCGACAGAACCAGCGCTCGACGCCGGTGCCTCACCAAACGCAGGCACAGGAGCCACCCAGCCGGCCGGCAATGGCCGGAAACCCGCCCGTCGCAAGGGCTTGAGTGAGCGCAACCGTCCACTGTGGATGCTGATCCCCGGCGGCGTCCTGATGTTCGTCATCATCGTGGTCCCGCTGTTCCTGGGCATCTACATGTCGGCGCTCAACCTCGACCAATACTCACTGCGCAAATGGGTCAGCGCACCGTTCATTGGTGTCGACAACTTTGTGGAGGCCCTGACTGATTCACCGCTGCTCCACTCGGTGTGGTTGAGCGTCAGCTACTCCCTGATCGCCATGGTGGTCACGTTGCCGTTGGGGATCGCCGCGGCTGTAGCCACGCAGAATGCCTTCAAGGGCCGCGCGCTGGTCCGTTCGATCTTCCTGATCCCGTACGTGTTGCCCTCCTTCGTGGTGGCAACGGTGTGGCGGACCATGTTCCAGCCGGACGGAGTGGTCAACTCGGCGCTGGGTGTCTTTGGCATGGACGGTGGATTGTGGCTCAACGGACCGCAAACGTATTGGACGCTGATCCTGGTCCAGATCTGGGCTTCCTGGCCGTTCATCTACCTGCTGGCCCTTTCCGGCCTGCAATCCGTGGACCACGAGGTACACGAGGCCTCCGCCTTGGACGGAGCGCTGTGGTGGAAGAAGCTGCGGTACGTCATCTTCCCCTATCTCAAGGGGCCGTTGGCACTCGCTTTCCTGATCGGCATGCTCCATCACATCAACAACTTCACGCTCCCGTTCGTGCTGTTCGGGGTCCCGGCGCCGTCCGACGTCGAAGTGCTTCCGATCCTCACCTACGTCACCAGCTTCCAGAGCTTCCGCTTCGGCCTCAGCGCCGCCATGGCGTTCGTGTCCTTGGTGCTGATCGCCATTCCGCTGTTCATCTACCTGCGCGCCGTCAAACTGGACGACGCAGAGACGCCGGGAGGCAAGAAGTGA